In Subdoligranulum variabile, the genomic stretch TTTCGAAGGATGATGTGATTTTTGATATTAATGGTGTCAGAAAGATAGATTCGCAAAAACGATATCTTGTGTCTTCACAGCAACTTGGATATAAAATATTAGAGCAGTATGGGTATAAATTGAGACCCGCAGAAATGAACGTACTGTTGGGAATTTCGGGAAAATCTATTTATCTTTATGATACGAAAGAACGTGCGGAAAACAAATTTTGCGATACGACCTTAGAGCAGTGGTATTATGACACTAAAGTGGAAAGTCTACGTTATGCAGGCGGGATGGTGTTAAAGATGATAAAAAATAAACTAAAAGAAAAGATTATGAGATAGTGAAAATGATTCTGAACAAAAGAAAACCACGGCAGTGAAGGCAAAACTGAGTGTAGAATGTGTGCATCTGTGTTGGAATTTTGGATAAGGCGATACAACGGTTGATAGGAAGAAAGGAAATTTGTGGCTTATGAAAGTCATACATGTGGTCCATAGAGATAAATTTACAAAAGGGTATATTAACTTTATGAAAACACAAATGGCTCGATATGAACATTGTTTTATAATTCAAGCGGAACAAAAACTCGACCTAGTAGATCAAAACAATGTTTTTTATGTTAAAAGCTTTGAAAAAACAATATCAAATGAATTGCTGGCACTAATGGATGAAAGTGATGCTATTATTTTCTCCGGAATTTTTAATAGCATTTATTTGTTAAAGCAGTTGCCCAGAAGGTTATTAAAAAAGACGTATTTGCAATTTTGGGGAGCGGATTTTTATAGTTACTCTGAATTCCGCTCCCCGATTCATATTCGTTATTATCTACATAGGTTTATGAGAAAACGACTGTACAATAGTTGTGCAGGGCATATTTTTTTGATTCAGGGAGAATACAAGAAATATGAAGCGATATTCGGGAAATTTGACAGGAATTTTGTTGTGTCTATGCCTACGGACTATGTGAAAGAAATAGTGCAAGAAATTTGTGAACTGCGACAGAAAAAAATAAAAAAAAACAATATTAATATTATGATTGGTAACTCTGCAACGAAATCTAATAGGCACGAAGAAGTGCTTAACTGGTTAAGTAAGTATTCGGATAAGGAAATTACAATCTATATGCCGCTTTCCTATGGAGATTCCGAATATAGAAATAGAATTATTAGAATCTCAAAAGAAAAATATGGCATATCTGCGGTCCCAATTGTGCAATACATGAATACATTGAGCTACGTAAAGTTTTTGTCCACAATGGATATTGGAATCATTAATTGTAATCGGCAACAAGGAATGGGAAATATTCTTTTTTTACTTGCTTTAGGTAAAAAGGTTTATATTAGACGCGAAACGACGATGTGGGAAAGCTACTGTTCAAAAGGATACACTATATTTGATGCAGCAAAAATTCCTGAATTGACTTATGAACAATTTATTCACTTTACATCAAAAGATAAAGAAAAAAATGAAAATATATGTGACCAAACTTTTACTTATGAACAGTATATACGAGAGTGGAACGATTTCTTAGAAGCCATCAATCGTTAGGGCATAAAAATAAGATATAGGGGAACATAATGAAATCAACCATCAGCAATTTGTTGTGGCGTTTTGCTGAAAGATGTGGATCGCAGGGCGTACAATTTGTTGTGTCGATCCTTTTAGCACGCCTTTTGACACCAGAAAATTATGGTACAATTGCACTAGTAACTGTCTTTACAACAATTTTACAGGTTTTCGTGGACAGCGGTTTGAGCACA encodes the following:
- a CDS encoding TDP-N-acetylfucosamine:lipid II N-acetylfucosaminyltransferase; translation: MKVIHVVHRDKFTKGYINFMKTQMARYEHCFIIQAEQKLDLVDQNNVFYVKSFEKTISNELLALMDESDAIIFSGIFNSIYLLKQLPRRLLKKTYLQFWGADFYSYSEFRSPIHIRYYLHRFMRKRLYNSCAGHIFLIQGEYKKYEAIFGKFDRNFVVSMPTDYVKEIVQEICELRQKKIKKNNINIMIGNSATKSNRHEEVLNWLSKYSDKEITIYMPLSYGDSEYRNRIIRISKEKYGISAVPIVQYMNTLSYVKFLSTMDIGIINCNRQQGMGNILFLLALGKKVYIRRETTMWESYCSKGYTIFDAAKIPELTYEQFIHFTSKDKEKNENICDQTFTYEQYIREWNDFLEAINR